One Oryza sativa Japonica Group chromosome 8, ASM3414082v1 DNA window includes the following coding sequences:
- the LOC4346212 gene encoding uncharacterized protein: MNPADLGGFGRPSERASRASGRAVVSPRGERERDGRCPATTTTMCCGREEGAAASAGPGDKRGGDGEADACPATTTTTCCIRGRREQRRAGGRRRRRPGEEARGPRRREEAAATGGGARSPPAGGGGSGGEPPEAQIQPAFFLFFSFFSFSFSSFFYVYL, translated from the coding sequence ATGAATCCGGCCGATTTGGGCGGATTTGGCCGCCCGAGCGAGCGGGCGAGTCGGGCGAGCGGGCGAGCGGTCGTGTCACcgcgtggagagagagagagagatggccggtgcccggcgacgacgacgacgatgtgcTGCGGCCGGGAGGAGGGAGCAGCGGCGAGTGCTGGCCCGGGCGAcaagcgcggcggcgacggcgaggccgatgcgtgcccggcgacgacgacgacgacgtgttgCATCAGGGGGAGAAGGGAgcagcggcgagccggcgggaggaggcggcggcgaccgggggAGGAGGCGCGAGGTCCCCGCcggcgagaggaggcggcggcgacgggaggagGCGCGAGGTCCCCGCctgcgggaggaggcggcagcggcggtgagcCCCCAGAGGCCCAAATCCAGCCggcctttttcctttttttttcttttttttctttttctttttcttcttttttctatgtgtatttataa